Proteins co-encoded in one Holophagales bacterium genomic window:
- a CDS encoding zinc-binding dehydrogenase: MKAAVLTRHGGSDVLSVGSLPDPVAGPGEVLVRISAAALNRLDLFVRNGIPGVPVDFPHVPGADGCGRVEALGAGVTGLAVGERVVLQPGLSCGSCEFCRDGERSLCVDYEILGEHRAGTLAERIAVPAANVWKAPPQLTNEEAAAFPLAAMSAWRMLVTRAALRPGESVLIHGIGGGVSAYALQIARLAGASLVIVTSGSEEKLERALKMGADVALDYRKVDVGRKVRELTGKRGVDVVVDSVGAATWRASLAAAAKKGRIVTCGATSGPNPEEEIRTIFWKQLSILGSTMGTDAEFSALLKAVERRLVLPVVDTVFALDDVRAAYERIESGAGFGKVVVRVSE; this comes from the coding sequence ATGAAAGCGGCAGTTCTGACGCGCCACGGCGGCAGCGACGTTCTCTCGGTCGGGAGCCTTCCCGACCCCGTCGCCGGACCGGGCGAGGTCCTCGTCCGGATCTCGGCGGCGGCCCTCAACCGCCTCGACCTCTTCGTGAGAAACGGGATCCCGGGCGTCCCGGTCGACTTCCCGCACGTTCCCGGGGCCGACGGCTGCGGGCGCGTCGAGGCGCTCGGCGCCGGGGTGACGGGACTGGCCGTGGGAGAGAGGGTGGTCCTCCAGCCCGGTCTTTCCTGCGGCAGCTGCGAGTTCTGCCGGGATGGCGAGCGGAGCCTCTGCGTGGACTACGAGATCCTGGGGGAGCACCGTGCCGGGACGCTCGCCGAACGGATCGCCGTTCCCGCCGCGAACGTCTGGAAGGCACCGCCCCAGCTGACGAACGAGGAAGCTGCGGCCTTTCCGCTCGCCGCGATGTCGGCGTGGCGGATGCTCGTGACGCGGGCGGCCCTGCGGCCGGGGGAGAGCGTCCTCATTCACGGGATCGGAGGAGGCGTGTCGGCCTACGCCCTCCAGATCGCGCGGCTCGCGGGAGCCTCCCTGGTGATCGTCACGTCGGGGAGCGAGGAGAAGCTCGAGCGGGCGCTGAAGATGGGGGCGGACGTGGCGCTCGACTACAGGAAGGTCGACGTCGGCCGGAAGGTGCGCGAGCTGACGGGCAAGCGGGGCGTCGACGTCGTGGTCGACTCGGTCGGCGCGGCGACCTGGCGCGCGTCGCTCGCGGCAGCCGCGAAGAAGGGGCGCATCGTCACCTGCGGGGCGACGAGCGGCCCGAATCCCGAGGAGGAGATCCGGACCATCTTCTGGAAGCAGCTCTCGATCCTCGGTTCGACGATGGGAACGGACGCGGAGTTCTCGGCTCTTCTGAAGGCCGTCGAGCGGCGGCTCGTTCTGCCGGTCGTCGACACGGTCTTTGCCCTCGACGACGTGCGCGCTGCGTACGAGCGCATCGAATCGGGCGCGGGCTTCGGAAAGGTCGTCGTGAGGGTTTCGGAGTAG
- a CDS encoding lysophospholipid acyltransferase family protein gives MRGLLLGFPLFLVIALWRSTLRIRLVGREHREAIERSGRPVLHAIWHQRMVAGILRFPYRGVVTMASQSRDGDVIAGFLYWWGYRPVRGSSSRGGSEALAGMVEALQGTTRWAALTPDGPRGPARRCKTGVLRLAEALDAPIMPVGTSSARPRFLGSWDRYLLPLPFSRCAVVFGEPLRRAEGESDAAFLSRVDTAIDAMTDEADRLCGVAGAPRERGPRPLVEAAP, from the coding sequence GTGCGCGGACTGCTCCTCGGCTTTCCCCTCTTTCTCGTCATCGCCCTCTGGAGATCCACGCTCCGGATCCGGCTCGTGGGGCGCGAGCACCGCGAGGCGATCGAACGCTCCGGGCGGCCCGTTCTCCACGCGATCTGGCACCAGAGGATGGTGGCTGGAATCCTCCGGTTCCCGTACCGGGGCGTCGTGACGATGGCTTCACAGAGCCGGGACGGCGACGTGATCGCCGGGTTCCTCTACTGGTGGGGGTATCGCCCGGTTCGGGGATCGTCCTCGCGCGGCGGGAGCGAGGCGCTCGCAGGGATGGTCGAAGCGCTGCAGGGGACGACCCGCTGGGCGGCCCTGACGCCCGACGGGCCGCGCGGGCCGGCCCGCCGGTGCAAGACGGGGGTCCTGCGCCTCGCGGAGGCCCTGGACGCCCCGATCATGCCCGTCGGGACCTCGTCGGCGAGGCCGAGGTTCCTCGGGTCGTGGGACCGATACCTCCTCCCGCTGCCCTTCTCGCGCTGCGCGGTCGTCTTCGGCGAGCCGCTGCGGCGGGCGGAAGGGGAGAGCGACGCGGCGTTCCTGTCGCGGGTCGACACGGCGATCGACGCGATGACCGACGAGGCGGACCGGCTCTGCGGCGTCGCGGGCGCTCCGCGCGAGCGCGGGCCGCGCCCTCTCGTGGAGGCCGCGCCGTGA
- a CDS encoding protein kinase, whose amino-acid sequence MSRRKSWQEDLIPVAVAVFAQLALLRFVDWARANAATQPIAHDWVEHRFYFAPQVATVLIVLLVLRVFRSFLREQGVRLGDFLRSSVVGLLLAALLVLGVHLDQVFALAARLLPAAAEVARYLAEAPVYQLLARNSMARLAIDLLALGLFVLTLRSSRPKNPDLLSAREAYRSRDYLRAGELFLKAGDAEEAKRAFRKGKLPARVAALEMRQGNARAAAELWTQAGDVFAWEAAKAWEAAGEAAKADAARTVALAEARQTTRWDRLAEVAEAVGDAAALADASRKIAEGATFGGGKNALWKRAGETARAAGRPLEAAESFRLGGEPLLAGPLYLEAGRPLEAAKELERGGDLPGAAAAFAKAGQGKTAAELIARDLEGKADWAGAADAWAGAEKWEKAAPLYEKTGQIAEAARAFREAGKVERAAALFVKAGELPEAAAAYEAIGKSELAAGIYRELQDWERAITLYRAAGKFADAALVLQERGRFDEAVSLFLRAGRGLEAARNSLRGGHRDRAWDLLTTVRRADPGVSDVFLELAEAHLTHGEARDAVHVLRELLGHRPVDSTTIAAHEAFARALEAAGDLPEAQQRMAAIAAFDPSFRNARTRSLALGERLTDADFPVAVEEPASAEQPSRGPSGQAPTQTRAPGRGHSGTFQAMSASGGMATSETPESRYEILAEVGRGGMGIVHKALDHKLERLVALKILPAQLWGDETAMRYFIREARAIAALKHPNIVGLYDFGEGFGSAYLAMEFLEGPNLQSLLKNDPERLKRNWRDWFVQAARGIAAAHAKGILHRDLKPANLVLDEHGILRILDFGLARPEADSGSTSKLIGTPAFFPPEVLRGEAASPASDVYSLGATFYTLAAGRWPYVGDDVLVARLERDPDDPRPFAPWLHEDEVAVLLRSIDRHRPDRYQDGGELLGALLSLEA is encoded by the coding sequence GTGAGCCGAAGGAAGAGCTGGCAGGAAGACCTGATTCCGGTTGCGGTCGCCGTGTTCGCACAGCTGGCCCTCCTGCGGTTCGTCGACTGGGCGAGGGCGAACGCGGCCACGCAGCCGATCGCGCACGATTGGGTGGAGCACCGCTTCTATTTCGCCCCGCAGGTCGCGACGGTTCTCATCGTCCTGCTCGTCCTGAGGGTCTTCCGGAGCTTCCTTCGCGAGCAGGGCGTTCGCCTGGGCGACTTCCTGCGGTCGTCCGTCGTCGGCCTCCTCCTGGCGGCCCTCCTCGTTCTCGGCGTCCACCTGGACCAGGTTTTCGCCCTCGCGGCCCGTCTCCTGCCGGCGGCCGCCGAGGTGGCCCGCTACCTCGCGGAGGCGCCGGTCTACCAGCTCCTCGCGCGCAACAGCATGGCCCGCCTCGCGATCGACCTCCTCGCTCTCGGTCTGTTCGTGCTGACACTCCGAAGCTCACGACCGAAGAACCCGGACCTGCTCTCCGCCCGCGAGGCGTACCGATCGAGAGACTACCTCCGCGCCGGAGAGCTCTTCCTGAAGGCGGGCGATGCCGAAGAAGCCAAGCGGGCCTTCCGGAAGGGCAAGCTCCCGGCCCGCGTCGCCGCGCTCGAGATGCGGCAAGGGAACGCGCGGGCGGCGGCCGAGCTATGGACCCAGGCGGGGGACGTCTTCGCGTGGGAAGCGGCGAAGGCCTGGGAGGCGGCGGGAGAGGCCGCCAAGGCCGATGCCGCGAGAACCGTCGCGCTGGCGGAGGCGCGGCAGACGACCCGGTGGGACCGGCTCGCCGAGGTCGCGGAGGCCGTGGGCGACGCCGCGGCTCTCGCCGACGCCTCCCGGAAGATCGCCGAAGGAGCGACGTTCGGAGGTGGGAAGAACGCGCTCTGGAAGCGGGCAGGGGAGACGGCCAGGGCGGCGGGCCGGCCTCTCGAAGCGGCCGAGTCGTTTCGGCTCGGGGGCGAGCCTCTCCTGGCCGGGCCCCTTTACCTCGAGGCCGGCCGGCCCCTGGAGGCGGCCAAGGAGCTGGAGCGGGGTGGCGACCTGCCGGGCGCGGCCGCGGCTTTCGCGAAGGCGGGGCAGGGGAAAACCGCCGCCGAGCTGATTGCCCGGGACCTCGAGGGGAAAGCCGACTGGGCCGGTGCCGCGGATGCGTGGGCGGGCGCGGAGAAATGGGAGAAGGCCGCCCCTCTCTACGAGAAGACCGGTCAGATCGCCGAAGCGGCCCGGGCGTTCCGGGAAGCGGGCAAGGTCGAACGGGCCGCCGCGCTCTTCGTGAAGGCGGGCGAGCTTCCGGAGGCCGCGGCCGCGTACGAGGCGATCGGGAAGTCAGAGCTCGCGGCCGGCATCTACAGGGAGCTGCAGGACTGGGAACGCGCGATCACGCTGTACCGGGCCGCCGGGAAGTTCGCCGATGCGGCGCTCGTCCTCCAGGAGAGGGGCCGGTTCGACGAGGCGGTTTCGCTCTTCCTCCGCGCGGGCCGGGGGCTCGAGGCGGCACGGAACTCCCTGCGAGGAGGGCATCGCGACCGGGCCTGGGACCTCCTGACCACCGTCCGCCGCGCCGATCCCGGTGTCTCCGACGTGTTTCTCGAGCTGGCGGAAGCCCACCTCACACACGGCGAGGCCAGGGACGCCGTCCACGTCCTGCGCGAGCTCCTCGGGCACAGGCCGGTCGATTCCACGACGATCGCGGCTCACGAGGCGTTCGCGCGGGCCCTCGAGGCGGCCGGTGATCTCCCGGAGGCGCAGCAGAGGATGGCGGCCATCGCGGCGTTCGACCCGAGCTTCCGGAACGCCCGGACGCGCTCGCTGGCTCTCGGGGAGAGGCTGACCGACGCGGACTTCCCCGTCGCCGTCGAGGAGCCCGCTTCCGCGGAGCAGCCGAGCCGGGGCCCATCCGGCCAGGCGCCGACTCAGACCCGGGCTCCCGGTCGGGGCCATTCCGGGACCTTCCAGGCGATGTCGGCCTCGGGCGGCATGGCCACGTCGGAGACGCCCGAGTCGCGGTACGAGATCCTCGCGGAGGTGGGTCGTGGTGGGATGGGGATCGTCCACAAGGCCCTCGACCACAAGCTCGAGCGGCTCGTCGCCCTCAAGATCCTTCCGGCGCAGCTCTGGGGCGACGAGACGGCCATGCGGTACTTCATCCGCGAGGCGCGCGCGATCGCCGCGCTCAAGCACCCGAACATCGTCGGCCTCTACGATTTCGGCGAGGGCTTCGGCAGCGCTTATCTCGCGATGGAGTTCCTCGAGGGACCGAACCTCCAGTCCCTCCTGAAGAACGATCCGGAGCGGCTGAAGAGGAACTGGCGCGACTGGTTCGTCCAGGCCGCCCGGGGCATCGCCGCCGCGCACGCCAAGGGGATCCTCCATCGCGACCTGAAGCCTGCCAATCTCGTTCTCGACGAGCACGGCATCCTCCGGATCCTCGACTTCGGCCTGGCCCGCCCCGAAGCCGATTCGGGCTCCACCTCGAAGCTGATCGGCACCCCGGCGTTCTTCCCGCCGGAGGTCCTTCGCGGAGAGGCCGCCTCTCCCGCATCCGACGTCTACTCCCTGGGAGCGACGTTCTACACGCTGGCGGCGGGTCGCTGGCCCTACGTCGGGGACGACGTCCTCGTGGCGCGGCTCGAACGCGACCCGGACGATCCGCGGCCGTTCGCCCCGTGGCTTCACGAGGACGAAGTCGCGGTCCTGCTTCGTTCGATCGACCGGCACCGCCCGGACCGCTACCAGGACGGGGGCGAGCTCCTCGGCGCGCTCCTCAGTCTCGAGGCGTAG
- a CDS encoding pyridoxal-phosphate dependent enzyme, with product MSASTVTLDDVKAAAARIAGHVHRTPVLTSTTADALAGAKLFFKAETFQRVGAFKARGAFSRLTLLSEVERTRGVVAFSSGNHAQAVALAARDLGVPATIVMPDDAPALKLAATRAYGAEVVLYDRRREDREAIARRLVRERGVVLVPPFDDDAIIAGQGTAALELLEEVTDLDVVVAPCGGAGLLAGTAIAATGLRPGIRVLGVEPEAGDDVARSLGEGRRIAISVPETIADCLQTTRVGERNFAILRALVEGVVTVSDLELRQAMTFLFSRMKLVVEPGGAAAAAALFARRVPGVAGRRVGVILSGGNVDPARFAELVAGLPA from the coding sequence GTGAGCGCCTCGACGGTGACGCTCGACGACGTGAAGGCCGCGGCGGCGAGAATCGCCGGCCACGTCCACAGGACGCCGGTCCTGACGTCGACGACGGCCGACGCCCTCGCGGGCGCGAAGCTCTTCTTCAAGGCCGAGACGTTTCAGCGGGTCGGCGCCTTCAAGGCTCGCGGCGCATTCTCGCGGCTCACGCTGCTGTCGGAGGTCGAACGAACCCGGGGCGTCGTCGCCTTCTCTTCGGGAAACCACGCGCAGGCGGTGGCGCTCGCGGCGCGCGACCTCGGCGTCCCCGCAACGATCGTGATGCCCGACGACGCGCCGGCCCTGAAGCTCGCCGCCACGCGCGCTTACGGCGCCGAGGTCGTCCTCTACGACCGGAGGCGCGAAGACCGCGAGGCGATCGCGCGGCGGCTCGTCCGGGAACGGGGCGTCGTCCTGGTGCCGCCGTTCGACGACGACGCGATCATCGCCGGCCAGGGAACGGCGGCGCTCGAGCTGCTCGAGGAGGTGACGGACCTCGACGTCGTGGTGGCGCCCTGTGGCGGCGCCGGCCTGCTCGCGGGAACGGCGATCGCGGCGACCGGCCTGCGGCCGGGTATCCGCGTCCTGGGCGTCGAGCCGGAAGCGGGGGACGACGTGGCCCGGTCACTGGGTGAGGGACGGCGGATCGCGATCTCCGTCCCGGAGACGATCGCCGACTGCCTCCAGACGACGCGCGTCGGCGAACGGAACTTCGCGATCCTGCGAGCGCTCGTAGAAGGCGTCGTGACCGTCAGCGACCTCGAGCTGAGGCAGGCGATGACGTTCCTGTTCTCCCGAATGAAGCTCGTCGTGGAGCCGGGCGGCGCGGCTGCTGCGGCGGCGCTCTTCGCCCGAAGGGTGCCGGGCGTCGCGGGGCGGCGGGTGGGGGTGATCCTCTCCGGGGGAAACGTCGACCCCGCCCGGTTCGCCGAGCTCGTCGCCGGGCTTCCCGCCTGA
- a CDS encoding PAS domain S-box protein, whose product MLAGPEPIPFPVPTNAGRFTVRLVGDADAVAWVAANLRGPGLGIEAGSLEEGARAGEPPGPIVWVARPGEPEPGRTLVDDAAVWSFPCLVVVPPGGSAPDILAGHPSVESFEVVREPDDALILRMRLERLLLLHRRRMQTEAVLHDLPVVVYSRTLDGVLTSVNAETESFLGKDRASLVGRSLVEVLPDGVMTEAHIEEMNEGLLERGRHRMRLAGTVADGRRFALDVRALLLRDGHGTPWGAQVVIADLTEEEETQERLRVQAGRSEILATVATVTRDVTDLDRILQTVTSIVGVRSGARTVDVFLPDGKRDCLHLRHSWRSSEAIPDLSGDRWLIEGTDAFHRLVDLREPYFVPDARHESVIPGAASALLRLGARSGIILPVLVDDEVVAGLGLTYTQAQPFPADLTAFLALVADQLALAIRAARLYEDLAEKLKALAEEQRLRELADHDRQRLLSMLVHDLKNPLAAVLASLELSLDRTATDQRLERLLRTSMASARGLAGMIDDALLVYRTGETPADLRPEDPRAVLSQPFEEARWMAEARQIRLDIEISEPLPAVSLDAGRYRRAASNILSNALKFSRRGGDVSARLGVEEADGRDWLVLRVADSGPGVPESVKDRLGGPYQRFTGSERIPGTGLGLTVVGAVALAHGGCIHVEPRPSAGGGSVFSLWIPA is encoded by the coding sequence ATGCTCGCCGGCCCCGAGCCGATCCCATTCCCAGTGCCGACGAACGCGGGACGCTTCACGGTCCGGCTCGTCGGCGACGCCGACGCCGTGGCGTGGGTCGCCGCGAATCTCCGTGGCCCCGGACTCGGCATCGAAGCAGGCTCCCTCGAGGAGGGCGCGAGGGCCGGAGAGCCGCCGGGCCCCATCGTCTGGGTCGCGAGGCCCGGCGAGCCCGAGCCCGGGAGGACTCTCGTCGACGACGCGGCCGTCTGGAGCTTCCCCTGCCTCGTGGTGGTCCCGCCGGGGGGCTCCGCCCCCGACATCCTCGCCGGGCACCCTTCGGTCGAGTCGTTCGAGGTCGTCCGAGAGCCCGACGACGCCCTCATCCTCCGGATGCGGCTGGAGCGACTTCTCCTCCTGCACCGGCGCCGGATGCAGACCGAGGCCGTCCTGCACGACCTTCCCGTCGTCGTCTATTCGCGGACCCTGGACGGAGTCCTGACGAGCGTGAACGCGGAGACGGAGTCCTTCCTCGGAAAGGACCGCGCCTCCCTCGTCGGGAGGTCACTCGTCGAGGTCCTGCCGGACGGCGTGATGACGGAAGCGCACATCGAGGAGATGAACGAGGGTCTGCTGGAGCGGGGAAGGCACCGGATGAGGCTCGCGGGCACGGTGGCGGACGGCCGTCGGTTCGCTCTCGACGTGCGGGCGCTCCTCCTCCGGGACGGCCACGGAACGCCCTGGGGAGCCCAGGTCGTCATTGCGGACCTGACCGAGGAGGAGGAAACCCAGGAGCGGCTTCGCGTGCAGGCGGGACGGAGCGAGATCCTCGCCACGGTCGCCACGGTGACGCGCGACGTCACCGATCTGGACCGGATCCTGCAAACCGTCACGTCGATCGTGGGGGTCCGCTCGGGAGCCCGCACCGTCGACGTCTTTCTCCCGGACGGGAAGCGGGACTGCCTCCACCTCCGCCACTCGTGGCGCTCCTCGGAAGCGATCCCGGACCTCTCGGGAGACAGGTGGCTCATCGAGGGAACCGACGCGTTCCACCGCCTCGTCGATCTGCGCGAGCCCTACTTCGTCCCCGACGCCCGGCACGAGAGCGTCATTCCCGGCGCGGCGTCGGCGCTCCTGCGCCTCGGTGCACGGAGTGGGATCATCCTCCCCGTCCTCGTGGACGACGAGGTCGTCGCGGGGCTCGGCCTCACGTACACCCAGGCGCAGCCGTTTCCCGCCGACCTCACCGCCTTCCTGGCGCTCGTGGCCGACCAGCTCGCTCTCGCGATCCGCGCCGCCCGCCTCTACGAGGACCTCGCCGAGAAGCTGAAGGCCCTCGCCGAGGAGCAGCGCCTCCGCGAGCTGGCCGATCACGACCGCCAGCGGCTCCTGAGCATGCTCGTCCACGACCTGAAGAACCCTCTCGCGGCCGTCCTCGCCTCCCTCGAGCTGAGCCTGGACCGGACGGCCACGGACCAGCGGCTCGAGCGCCTCCTGCGCACCTCGATGGCCTCTGCGCGGGGGCTTGCCGGGATGATCGACGACGCGCTCCTCGTCTACCGCACCGGCGAGACACCTGCCGACCTTCGTCCCGAGGACCCTCGGGCGGTCCTGTCACAGCCCTTCGAGGAAGCCCGCTGGATGGCCGAGGCCCGGCAGATCCGTCTCGACATCGAGATCTCCGAGCCCCTGCCGGCCGTCTCCCTCGACGCGGGCCGCTACCGGCGCGCGGCTTCGAACATCCTCTCGAACGCGCTGAAGTTCAGCCGGCGCGGGGGGGACGTCAGCGCCCGCCTCGGCGTCGAGGAGGCCGACGGCAGGGACTGGCTCGTCCTGCGCGTCGCCGATTCCGGCCCCGGCGTCCCCGAGTCGGTGAAGGACCGGCTCGGGGGGCCGTATCAACGCTTCACGGGCTCCGAGCGGATCCCCGGAACCGGGCTCGGCCTCACCGTCGTCGGCGCCGTCGCGCTGGCGCACGGCGGCTGCATACATGTCGAGCCGCGCCCGTCGGCGGGCGGCGGCTCGGTCTTCTCCCTCTGGATCCCCGCGTGA
- a CDS encoding ABC transporter ATP-binding protein has translation MRLVAEKLCRSFGPRKIFGPLSFATSPGRVLGVAGANGSGKTTLVKTLVGLIRPSSGSVWLEDESLSAGRITVRDANGSIGWCAPDLALYAELTPSENLEFFARVAGRPIPREEAERRIAEVGLDPKRLRTIRTRFLSTGQRQRVKLAYAVLGSPSVLFLDEPGSNLDEAGHRAVEAIVAAQRARGSVVLATNDPVELALADDRVDL, from the coding sequence GTGCGCCTCGTCGCGGAGAAGCTCTGCCGCTCGTTCGGGCCCCGGAAGATCTTCGGGCCGCTCTCCTTCGCCACGTCGCCGGGGAGGGTCCTCGGCGTCGCCGGCGCCAATGGCTCCGGGAAGACGACGCTCGTGAAGACCCTCGTCGGCCTGATTCGTCCCTCTTCCGGCAGCGTCTGGCTCGAGGACGAATCGCTCTCCGCCGGCAGGATCACCGTTCGCGACGCGAACGGCTCGATCGGCTGGTGCGCCCCCGACCTCGCTCTCTACGCCGAGCTCACGCCGTCCGAGAACCTCGAGTTCTTCGCCCGCGTCGCCGGGCGCCCCATTCCACGGGAGGAGGCCGAACGCCGGATCGCCGAGGTCGGCCTCGACCCGAAGCGGCTCCGGACGATCCGTACCCGGTTCCTTTCCACGGGCCAGCGGCAGCGGGTCAAGCTCGCCTACGCGGTCCTCGGATCCCCCTCCGTCCTCTTCCTCGACGAGCCCGGCTCGAACCTCGACGAGGCCGGCCACCGGGCGGTCGAGGCGATCGTCGCGGCCCAGCGCGCCCGCGGCAGCGTCGTCCTCGCCACGAACGACCCGGTCGAGCTCGCCCTCGCCGACGACAGGGTGGACCTGTGA
- a CDS encoding outer membrane beta-barrel protein produces MRGIPLLPVLAVLAVLAFPQRLSAQSYSDPGLGLGAHAGVSEGKSADGPSLCAGIQLRYRLTASLGVEGRIGYRRQTVDDGSGPLLDLLDLPVTGTGQLFFFPRGRVQPFLLAGAGLHVVDTTPTGRNTTTSKATEAVFGMHAGAGFDVRPSRSTALHLDARWVFLEPTAITDLEKAGYDVLPGYLAITLGVTFFR; encoded by the coding sequence TTGAGAGGGATCCCGCTCCTCCCCGTCCTCGCCGTTCTGGCCGTGCTGGCGTTCCCGCAGCGCCTGTCCGCCCAGTCGTATTCCGATCCGGGCCTCGGCCTCGGTGCCCACGCCGGGGTCTCGGAGGGAAAGTCGGCCGACGGGCCTTCCCTGTGCGCAGGCATCCAGCTTCGCTACAGGCTCACCGCCTCCCTCGGTGTCGAGGGGAGGATCGGCTACCGGCGCCAGACCGTGGACGACGGCTCGGGCCCTCTCCTCGACCTCCTCGACCTCCCCGTGACCGGCACCGGCCAGCTCTTCTTCTTCCCGCGTGGCCGTGTCCAGCCGTTCCTCCTCGCGGGGGCGGGCCTGCACGTCGTCGATACGACGCCCACGGGCAGGAACACGACCACCAGCAAAGCGACGGAGGCGGTTTTCGGAATGCACGCCGGGGCCGGGTTCGACGTGAGGCCGTCGCGGTCCACCGCCCTGCACCTCGACGCCCGGTGGGTCTTCCTCGAGCCGACCGCCATCACCGACCTCGAGAAGGCGGGTTACGACGTCCTCCCCGGCTACCTCGCGATCACCCTCGGGGTGACGTTCTTCCGCTGA
- a CDS encoding NUDIX hydrolase — MDPRVRELYAGRHLRLVVRNGWEFVERPGIRGIVLVVAVTPGDRLLLVEQRREPVDANVLELPAGLAGDAESPADEPLEEAARRELVEETGWDAKTMERLTSGPPSAGVTSEVVTFFRARGLSRVGAGGGVAGEAITVHEIPLATAEEFLREREAGGALVDPKVWAGLWFALRP; from the coding sequence CTGGATCCCCGCGTGAGGGAGCTCTACGCCGGGCGGCACCTGCGGCTCGTCGTCCGCAACGGCTGGGAGTTCGTGGAACGTCCGGGTATCCGCGGCATCGTCCTCGTCGTCGCCGTCACACCCGGGGATCGCCTCCTCCTCGTCGAGCAGAGGCGCGAGCCGGTCGACGCGAACGTTCTCGAGCTCCCCGCGGGCCTCGCAGGCGATGCGGAAAGCCCGGCGGACGAGCCCCTCGAGGAGGCCGCCCGGCGCGAGCTCGTCGAGGAGACCGGGTGGGACGCGAAGACGATGGAGCGGCTCACCTCGGGTCCTCCTTCGGCGGGAGTCACGTCCGAGGTCGTCACCTTCTTCCGCGCGCGGGGCCTGTCGAGGGTCGGGGCGGGTGGCGGCGTCGCGGGCGAGGCGATCACGGTCCACGAGATCCCCCTGGCCACCGCCGAGGAGTTCCTCCGCGAACGCGAGGCCGGGGGCGCCCTCGTCGACCCGAAGGTCTGGGCCGGCCTCTGGTTCGCCCTCCGCCCCTGA
- a CDS encoding heme exporter protein CcmB has product MILRAAAAVFVKDLRTEWRTRVALNALLLFAFSVLILVGYAVGPTRLALEDRPIVNSVLLWIVLFFSAMTGLSRAFVNEEETGTASALRLSAPPAAVFLGKLLGNLALLGIVMALVVPLFLALMSFGIAAPGLFLAILVFGAIGLASASTFIAAIVAKTAAKGALFAVLATPLLLPPLVAAVTGTRVAATEPELAAGLDAVRLLFAFDGIMITASFLLFDAVWRE; this is encoded by the coding sequence GTGATCCTCCGCGCGGCCGCGGCCGTCTTCGTGAAGGACCTCCGAACCGAGTGGCGCACGCGCGTCGCGCTCAACGCCCTCCTCCTCTTCGCCTTCTCCGTCCTGATCCTCGTCGGCTACGCGGTCGGCCCGACCCGGCTCGCGCTCGAGGACCGCCCCATCGTCAACTCGGTCCTCCTCTGGATCGTCCTCTTCTTTTCGGCGATGACGGGTCTCTCCCGGGCCTTCGTGAACGAAGAGGAGACCGGGACCGCCTCGGCCCTTCGCCTCTCGGCCCCCCCCGCGGCCGTCTTCCTCGGAAAGCTCCTCGGGAACCTCGCGCTCCTCGGTATCGTGATGGCGCTCGTCGTTCCCCTTTTCCTCGCCCTGATGTCGTTCGGCATCGCCGCTCCGGGGCTCTTCCTGGCGATCCTGGTCTTCGGCGCGATCGGTCTCGCCTCGGCCTCGACCTTCATCGCCGCCATCGTCGCCAAGACGGCGGCCAAGGGCGCCCTTTTCGCCGTCCTCGCGACGCCCCTCCTTCTCCCCCCGCTCGTTGCCGCCGTCACCGGGACGCGCGTCGCCGCGACGGAGCCGGAGCTGGCGGCCGGGCTCGACGCCGTGCGCCTGCTCTTCGCCTTCGACGGCATCATGATCACGGCCTCGTTCCTCCTCTTCGACGCCGTCTGGCGCGAGTAG
- a CDS encoding YkgJ family cysteine cluster protein translates to MAKHPKLPTLPSSLLDPSTVCPPCGKCCRYVAVGIDGPVSVGGVSTALWLVYHRNVAVYQSHDGDWFVLFPATCDNLLPDGLCGVYENRPFLCREYDVDGCEGTSDDAPEKLRFDDGPSLGTWLRKMRPALFERCLEAGILPEAVRGPSSGPTRRGRSSGRSAGPTPRD, encoded by the coding sequence ATGGCCAAACACCCGAAGCTGCCGACCCTGCCCTCCTCCCTGCTCGACCCCTCGACGGTCTGCCCTCCCTGCGGAAAATGCTGCCGGTACGTCGCGGTCGGGATCGACGGCCCCGTAAGCGTCGGCGGCGTCTCCACGGCGCTCTGGCTCGTCTACCACAGGAACGTGGCGGTCTACCAATCGCACGACGGAGACTGGTTCGTCCTCTTCCCCGCCACCTGCGACAACCTCCTGCCGGACGGCCTTTGCGGAGTCTACGAGAACCGCCCGTTCCTCTGCCGCGAGTACGACGTCGACGGCTGCGAGGGAACGAGCGACGACGCCCCCGAAAAGCTCCGGTTCGACGATGGCCCCTCTCTCGGGACCTGGCTGAGAAAGATGCGTCCGGCCCTGTTCGAGAGGTGCCTCGAGGCCGGGATCCTCCCCGAGGCGGTGCGCGGGCCGTCGTCCGGCCCCACGCGCCGAGGGCGCTCCAGCGGGCGTTCCGCCGGCCCTACGCCTCGAGACTGA